The following proteins are encoded in a genomic region of Oncorhynchus keta strain PuntledgeMale-10-30-2019 chromosome 8, Oket_V2, whole genome shotgun sequence:
- the LOC118386661 gene encoding transmembrane protein 151B-like: MSPASAATASESSTTTVPEEDTEESAREEQRPLKQSLSKSLCRDSHWKCLLLSLLMYGCVGAMTWCHVTKVTRLSFDSAYKVKSMMYHESPCSNGYIYIPVAFMVMLYVVQLVECWHSRTHNALLYKVDVESVGERIGCMQQATPCIWWKAISYHYVRRTRQVTRYRNGDAYTTTQVYHQRVNTHVAEAEFNYGNCGVNDISKQLQGLDSFPVTKLRFTKCFSFANVESENSYLTQRARFFTENEGLDDYMEAREGMHLKNVDFKEYMIAYSDLDHLPWYLSNYVFWAAAAFTFSWPLRVLTEYRTANLHYHVEKLFGFDCVPVTPSEERPYCHHIPRVNTIESTELEWHIRSNQQLVPSYSEAVLMDLAQLSSGGGSNANTYSVCGSYGSYRQNCERCHCTISSSSIFSRSALSICNGTSPHIPFSASRLSLSRLYGSRRSCLWRSSGSLNETSCPTESMRCLTPSDQPASEENPPDYQDALYFPVLIVHRNEGCLNHSLHMNGSCVETTL, translated from the coding sequence CAGCGGCCCCTGAAGCAGTCCCTCAGTAAGTCCCTGTGCAGGGATAGCCACTGGAAATGCCTGCTCCTGTCCCTACTCATGTACGGCTGCGTGGGGGCCATGACCTGGTGCCACGTGACCAAGGTGACACGGCTTTCCTTCGACAGTGCCTACAAGGTCAAGTCAATGATGTACCACGAAAGCCCCTGCTCCAATGGATACATCTACATTCCTGTGGCCTTCATGGTCATGCTATACGTGGTCCAACTGGTGGAGTGCTGGCACAGCCGCACCCACAACGCACTGCTGTACAAGGTGGACGTGGAGAGTGTGGGCGAGCGCATCGGGTGCATGCAGCAGGCCACACCCTGCATCTGGTGGAAGGCCATCAGTTACCATTATGTGCGGCGCACGCGGCAAGTGACGCGCTACCGTAACGGCGACGCCTACACCACCACGCAAGTGTATCACCAGCGTGTCAACACGCACGTGGCCGAGGCGGAGTTTAACTATGGCAACTGTGGCGTGAACGACATCTCCAAGCAGCtgcagggcctggacagcttccCTGTCACCAAGCTGAGGTTCACCAAGTGCTTTAGCTTTGCCAATGTGGAGTCGGAGAACTCCTACCTCACCCAGCGGGCCCGCTTCTTCACCGAGAACGAGGGCCTGGACGACTACATGGAGGCCCGCGAGGGCATGCACCTGAAGAATGTAGACTTTAAGGAGTACATGATTGCCTATTCAGACCTGGACCACCTGCCCTGGTACTTGTCCAACTATGTGTTCTGGGCAGCTGCTGCCTTCACCTTCTCCTGGCCGCTGCGTGTGCTGACCGAGTACCGCACAGCCAACCTCCACTATCATGTGGAGAAGCTGTTTGGCTTCGACTGTGTCCCTGTCACACCATCCGAGGAGCGACCATACTGCCACCACATCCCTAGGGTCAACACCATCGAAAGCACCGAGCTGGAGTGGCACATCCGCTCCAACCAGCAGCTGGTGCCCAGCTATTCCGAGGCTGTGCTCATGGACCTTGCTCAGCTTTCCTCAGGTGGCGGCAGCAATGCCAACACCTACTCTGTGTGCGGCAGCTATGGCAGCTACCGACAGAACTGCGAGCGCTGCCACTGCACCATCAGCAGCTCATCCATCTTCTCACGCAGTGCTCTGAGCATCTGCAATGGGACTAGCCCACATATCCCCTTCAGCGCCAGCCGTTTGTCATTGTCGCGGCTGTACGGCTCGCGGCGCAGCTGCTTGTGGCGGAGCAGCGGCAGCCTCAACGAGACGTCGTGCCCCACAGAGAGCATGCGCTGCCTGACACCGTCGGACCAGCCAGCTAGTGAGGAGAACCCGCCGGACTACCAGGACGCACTCTACTTCCCCGTGCTCATTGTGCACCGCAACGAGGGCTGCCTGAACCATTCGCTGCACATGAACGGATCCTGCGTGGAGACCACCCTATGA